A window of Mucilaginibacter sp. PAMC 26640 contains these coding sequences:
- a CDS encoding pyruvate dehydrogenase → MREIQFREALREAMQEEMRNDENVYLMGEEVAEYNGAYKVSQGMLDEFGAKRIIDTPISELGFAGIGIGSAMNGLKPIIEFMTFNFSLVAIDQIINGAAKIMSMSGGQFSVPIVFRGPTGNAGMLSSQHSQCFENWYANCPGLKVVVPSNPADAKGLLKSCIIDPDPCIFMESELMYGDKGEVPEETYYTPIGKAAVTKEGTDVTLVGFGKIMKVVNAAAAELEKEGIHAEVIDLRTVRPIDYPCIIESVKKTNRLVIVEESWPLGSIATEIAFKVQKDAFDYLDAPILRITGGDVPLPYAPTLIQEYLPNPERVVKAVKEVMYVAK, encoded by the coding sequence ATGAGAGAAATACAATTCAGGGAAGCGCTTAGAGAAGCCATGCAGGAAGAAATGCGCAATGATGAGAACGTATATCTAATGGGCGAAGAGGTTGCCGAATATAACGGTGCCTACAAAGTAAGCCAGGGTATGCTGGATGAGTTCGGTGCTAAACGTATCATCGATACACCTATCTCTGAATTGGGTTTCGCCGGTATAGGTATAGGGTCGGCCATGAATGGTTTAAAACCGATCATCGAGTTCATGACCTTTAACTTCTCACTGGTAGCTATCGACCAGATCATCAACGGCGCTGCCAAGATCATGAGCATGAGCGGTGGCCAGTTCTCTGTGCCAATTGTTTTCCGCGGCCCAACCGGTAACGCAGGGATGCTAAGCTCACAGCACAGCCAGTGCTTTGAAAACTGGTATGCTAACTGCCCGGGTTTAAAGGTGGTTGTTCCATCAAACCCTGCTGACGCAAAAGGGCTGCTAAAATCATGTATCATCGATCCGGATCCTTGTATTTTCATGGAGTCGGAACTGATGTATGGTGATAAAGGTGAAGTACCTGAAGAAACTTACTATACCCCAATAGGCAAAGCTGCCGTAACTAAAGAAGGTACAGATGTAACTTTGGTAGGTTTCGGTAAGATTATGAAAGTGGTTAATGCTGCTGCTGCTGAATTGGAAAAAGAAGGCATCCATGCTGAAGTTATCGATCTGCGTACCGTACGCCCTATCGATTATCCTTGCATCATCGAATCGGTTAAGAAAACTAACCGTTTGGTTATTGTTGAGGAAAGCTGGCCTTTAGGTTCAATCGCTACAGAAATTGCATTTAAAGTGCAGAAAGATGCGTTTGATTATTTAGATGCCCCTATCCTGCGGATCACCGGCGGAGATGTTCCGTTGCCTTACGC
- a CDS encoding ribosome-binding factor A: protein MESKRQQKFAGVIQEDLAVIFQREGMNYLPNTLVTITKVRVTPDLAIARVFLSFFNGVNTQVALQTIKQHASEIRYKLGARIKDQVRVIPQLEFFVDDTSEYVERMDKIFDKISKEERQPDTTEES, encoded by the coding sequence ATGGAATCAAAACGTCAGCAAAAATTTGCCGGAGTAATCCAGGAGGACCTGGCAGTAATATTTCAGCGCGAGGGCATGAACTATTTGCCCAATACCCTGGTAACCATCACAAAAGTACGTGTTACGCCAGATCTGGCCATCGCACGCGTTTTCCTAAGCTTTTTCAACGGTGTGAATACACAGGTAGCTTTACAAACCATTAAACAACACGCATCAGAGATCCGCTACAAGCTGGGCGCCCGGATAAAAGACCAGGTACGTGTAATACCGCAACTGGAATTTTTTGTGGATGACACCAGTGAATACGTGGAACGGATGGACAAGATCTTTGATAAAATAAGCAAAGAAGAACGCCAGCCGGATACCACCGAAGAGAGTTAA
- a CDS encoding indole-3-glycerol phosphate synthase: MNILDKIVAHKKWEVDRDKRETTFTELEESEFFHRETYSFKEFLLAEDRTGIIAEFKRQSPSKGVINNDALVKEVTKDYADAGASALSVLTDRKFFGGRKLDLKRARKANTIPVLRKDFMIDEYQIVEAKSLGADIILLIAAILTPAEIKQFAALSKSLELNVLLEVHNLEELERSIDSNVDAIGVNNRNLADFTVSVENSYRLAEHIPAEFLKISESAISDPQTIKELKKAGFNGFLIGENFMKQADPGKAMREFVKEL, translated from the coding sequence ATGAACATACTTGATAAAATAGTAGCACATAAGAAATGGGAGGTGGACCGCGATAAGCGTGAAACTACTTTTACCGAACTGGAAGAGTCTGAATTTTTTCACCGGGAAACCTATTCTTTTAAAGAATTTTTACTGGCAGAGGATCGCACCGGTATCATTGCAGAATTTAAACGCCAGTCGCCTTCCAAAGGTGTGATCAATAATGATGCGCTGGTAAAAGAAGTAACTAAAGACTATGCCGATGCAGGAGCTTCGGCACTGTCGGTATTAACAGATCGCAAATTTTTCGGCGGTCGCAAACTGGATCTGAAACGTGCGCGGAAGGCTAACACCATCCCGGTGCTGCGGAAGGATTTTATGATTGATGAATATCAAATTGTAGAAGCCAAATCTTTAGGTGCCGATATCATCCTGCTGATTGCAGCGATCCTAACCCCGGCTGAGATCAAACAATTCGCGGCGCTTTCAAAAAGCCTGGAGTTGAATGTACTGCTGGAGGTGCACAACCTGGAAGAGCTGGAGCGCAGCATCGATAGTAATGTAGATGCAATAGGGGTGAACAACCGCAACCTGGCCGATTTTACTGTATCGGTAGAAAACTCTTACCGGCTGGCAGAGCATATTCCGGCTGAGTTCCTAAAGATTTCCGAGAGCGCCATCAGCGATCCGCAGACGATCAAGGAACTTAAAAAAGCGGGATTCAATGGCTTCCTTATCGGTGAAAATTTCATGAAACAGGCGGACCCTGGTAAGGCCATGCGCGAATTTGTGAAGGAGTTGTAA
- a CDS encoding anthranilate synthase component II — MTNSNSKNSPFRGLGGILIIDNYDSFTYNLVHLVNEIGLECDVWRNDKFNIDDVDAYSHIILSPGPGIPSEAGLLLQVIEKYAPTKSMFGVCLGQQAIAEVFGGKLYNLPQPMHGIATPIKVTDETEKLFLGLPESFKVGRYHSWVVEKNLPEVLTVTAIDEQDNSVMALRHKHYDVRGVQFHPESVLTEYGKEMMQNWLKG, encoded by the coding sequence ATGACAAATAGCAATTCAAAAAACTCCCCTTTCAGGGGGTTGGGGGGCATCCTCATCATAGATAATTACGACTCTTTCACCTATAACCTGGTGCATTTGGTTAACGAGATTGGCCTGGAATGCGACGTGTGGCGGAACGACAAATTCAATATCGACGATGTGGATGCTTACAGCCATATTATCCTTTCGCCCGGACCAGGCATTCCATCAGAAGCGGGATTGCTGTTACAGGTAATAGAAAAATATGCGCCTACTAAAAGCATGTTTGGGGTGTGTTTGGGCCAGCAGGCTATTGCTGAAGTGTTTGGCGGAAAGCTATACAACCTGCCGCAGCCTATGCATGGTATTGCTACGCCGATCAAGGTTACCGATGAAACTGAAAAGCTTTTCCTCGGCTTGCCGGAAAGCTTTAAAGTTGGCCGCTACCACTCCTGGGTGGTAGAGAAAAACTTGCCGGAAGTACTGACTGTTACCGCCATTGATGAACAGGATAATTCTGTAATGGCGTTAAGGCACAAGCATTATGATGTACGCGGTGTACAGTTCCACCCCGAATCGGTACTAACCGAGTACGGTAAGGAAATGATGCAGAATTGGCTAAAAGGATAA
- a CDS encoding anthranilate synthase: MTTFKINTTQRKLLADTTTPVSIYLRLRDVFPNSLLLESSDYHSRENSLSYICCSPISGLVLENDELKKKFPDGSEEVSAPNTFELTDEINNFLSRFETDAQTSKIISNGLFGYFTHEAVEHFETIKLKKSDDQTRKIPVMQYHIYAYIIAIDHFKNELYIFHNEIEGQPETNGLEKLEYLIKNKNFPEYTFQSNEAEKSNLTNEEFIAIVEKMKTHIYRGDVFQIVPSRAFSRKFLGDEFNVYRALRSINPSPYLFYFDFGDFRIFGSSPEAQITVKNDIASIFPIAGTFKRSGDDEKDAEIARQLEADPKESAEHVMLVDLARNDLSRHCEQVYVKAFKEVQYYSHLIHLVSHVSGKLKQGVSSFKIVADTFPAGTLSGAPKFRAMEIIDENEKSKRSFYSGAIGYLGFNGDFNHAIMIRSFLSKNNTLHYQAGAGIVAGSVAESELKEVDNKIAALRKAIELAESL, translated from the coding sequence ATGACAACTTTTAAAATAAATACAACTCAAAGAAAGCTGCTGGCAGATACGACCACCCCGGTTAGCATTTACCTTCGTTTGCGGGATGTATTCCCAAATTCATTGCTGCTGGAAAGCTCGGACTACCACAGCCGGGAAAACAGTCTGAGCTACATCTGCTGTTCGCCAATTAGCGGTTTGGTATTGGAAAATGATGAGCTGAAAAAGAAATTCCCGGATGGCAGCGAAGAGGTAAGCGCCCCGAATACTTTTGAACTTACCGATGAGATTAACAATTTTTTAAGTCGTTTTGAGACCGACGCTCAAACCTCCAAAATCATTTCCAACGGCTTGTTCGGTTATTTTACACACGAGGCTGTTGAGCATTTTGAAACGATCAAACTAAAGAAAAGCGACGACCAAACCCGTAAGATCCCGGTGATGCAGTACCATATCTACGCCTACATCATCGCTATAGATCATTTTAAAAACGAGTTGTATATTTTTCATAATGAGATTGAGGGCCAGCCGGAAACCAACGGATTGGAGAAACTGGAGTACCTCATCAAAAACAAAAACTTCCCCGAATATACCTTTCAGAGCAACGAGGCAGAAAAATCTAACCTAACCAACGAGGAATTCATCGCCATTGTGGAAAAGATGAAAACGCATATTTACAGGGGAGATGTTTTCCAGATCGTACCTTCGCGTGCCTTCTCCAGGAAATTCCTTGGGGATGAGTTTAACGTTTACCGCGCGCTGCGGTCTATTAATCCATCTCCGTATCTGTTCTATTTTGATTTTGGCGATTTCCGCATTTTTGGATCATCGCCGGAGGCCCAGATCACCGTTAAAAACGATATAGCCAGCATTTTCCCGATTGCGGGTACCTTTAAACGCAGCGGCGATGACGAGAAAGACGCGGAGATAGCCCGCCAGTTGGAAGCCGACCCTAAAGAGTCGGCAGAGCACGTTATGCTGGTTGACCTGGCCCGTAACGACCTGAGCCGCCATTGCGAACAGGTGTATGTTAAGGCGTTTAAAGAAGTGCAGTACTATTCACACCTCATTCATTTGGTATCGCATGTAAGCGGGAAGTTGAAGCAGGGGGTATCCTCATTTAAAATAGTGGCAGATACCTTCCCGGCCGGTACATTGAGCGGCGCACCAAAATTTCGTGCTATGGAGATCATCGATGAGAATGAGAAAAGTAAACGGAGCTTTTACAGCGGCGCTATCGGCTACCTGGGTTTCAACGGCGATTTTAATCATGCTATCATGATCCGTTCGTTCCTCAGTAAAAACAATACGTTGCACTACCAGGCAGGGGCCGGCATAGTAGCAGGATCGGTTGCGGAAAGTGAGTTGAAAGAAGTGGATAACAAAATAGCGGCTTTAAGGAAGGCAATAGAACTGGCGGAGAGCCTGTAG
- a CDS encoding cytochrome B: MTLYKFVLLLHSGFRYIVLVLILLAILQAIPAWFRKKAYTEGNRKINLFAMISAHTQLLIGLVLYFLSPYVKFAPGVMKDPQARYWTVEHITLMILALVLITIGHAKSKRITLPEGKHRVIGMFYSVALIVIVMAIVMSKRSFFGVSA; the protein is encoded by the coding sequence ATGACATTATATAAATTTGTGCTGCTTTTGCACTCCGGCTTTCGGTACATCGTATTGGTACTGATATTATTAGCTATCCTGCAAGCCATCCCCGCCTGGTTTCGTAAAAAAGCTTATACCGAAGGTAACCGTAAGATTAACCTCTTCGCCATGATCTCGGCTCATACACAGCTTTTAATAGGGTTGGTATTATATTTTTTAAGTCCCTACGTAAAATTTGCACCTGGTGTGATGAAAGATCCGCAGGCCCGGTACTGGACGGTGGAGCACATTACGCTAATGATACTGGCTTTGGTGCTGATCACCATCGGCCACGCTAAATCTAAACGGATCACCCTGCCGGAAGGTAAGCACCGGGTTATCGGGATGTTTTATTCGGTAGCGTTAATTGTGATTGTAATGGCTATCGTAATGAGTAAAAGGAGCTTTTTTGGCGTAAGTGCTTAA
- a CDS encoding anhydro-N-acetylmuramic acid kinase, whose translation MPPLNQNLQKLFTIAQKQERLGIGLMSGTSLDGLDVALCRFIGSGLQTRLKLISFTTIPYEQPFKAQVQEVFAQKQVSLEKVTLLNAYIGNFHAELIIQALAGWHVKPEEVDFIASHGQTIYHAPKRLHQQNNYGNGTLQIGDADHIAVKTGIITISDFRQKHIAAGGEGAPLALYGDVLLGSLPGEDRILLNIGGIANLTYLPADANYSKVLCTDIGPGNTLIDAACRKYFDTPYDKDSAIAYSGQVNENLLDALLHHPFFKESLPKTTGPELFNLDLVADAQQATRTLNLSKADLVATLSACTGRSIAQFIAANLKSPALKIFASGGGARNPFITGYIKHALPGASFGDTSELGIDPDAKEAILFALLGNEALCGEPMQIGNNPAVLMGKFSFPG comes from the coding sequence ATGCCGCCATTAAACCAAAACCTGCAGAAATTATTTACCATTGCCCAAAAACAGGAGCGGTTAGGGATCGGCCTGATGTCGGGCACATCGTTGGATGGGCTGGATGTGGCGCTCTGTCGTTTCATTGGCAGTGGTTTGCAAACCCGGCTTAAATTGATCAGTTTCACTACAATTCCGTATGAGCAGCCGTTTAAGGCACAGGTGCAGGAAGTGTTTGCCCAAAAACAGGTAAGCCTGGAAAAGGTCACCTTGCTAAATGCATACATTGGCAATTTTCATGCGGAGCTGATAATACAGGCGCTGGCCGGATGGCATGTTAAGCCGGAGGAGGTGGATTTTATTGCCAGTCATGGCCAAACTATTTACCACGCACCAAAACGCCTGCATCAACAAAACAACTACGGCAATGGCACCTTACAAATTGGCGATGCAGATCATATAGCTGTAAAAACCGGGATCATCACCATCAGCGATTTTCGCCAGAAACACATTGCTGCCGGTGGGGAGGGCGCACCGCTGGCCTTATACGGCGACGTGCTTTTAGGCAGCCTACCCGGTGAGGACCGCATTCTCCTCAACATCGGTGGAATTGCCAATCTTACCTACCTGCCTGCCGATGCCAACTACAGTAAAGTACTATGTACCGATATTGGGCCCGGTAACACGCTGATAGATGCTGCGTGCCGAAAATATTTTGATACGCCGTATGATAAGGATTCGGCCATAGCTTACTCGGGCCAGGTAAATGAAAACCTGCTGGATGCGCTGCTGCATCATCCCTTTTTTAAGGAATCGCTGCCCAAAACTACCGGACCGGAACTATTTAACCTTGATTTGGTAGCCGATGCGCAACAGGCAACCCGTACCCTTAACCTCTCTAAAGCTGACCTGGTAGCCACCCTGAGTGCTTGTACCGGGCGGAGCATAGCGCAGTTCATCGCTGCAAATTTAAAATCGCCGGCTCTTAAGATTTTTGCAAGCGGCGGCGGCGCCAGGAACCCGTTCATCACGGGATATATTAAACATGCATTACCCGGCGCGTCATTTGGGGATACAAGCGAATTAGGGATCGATCCCGATGCAAAGGAAGCGATATTGTTTGCACTACTAGGTAACGAGGCCCTTTGTGGGGAACCCATGCAGATAGGAAATAACCCGGCAGTACTAATGGGGAAATTTAGCTTTCCGGGGTAA
- a CDS encoding glucosamine-6-phosphate deaminase, translating to MARLNLLEETRYEKLPVSVYADQKTASVAVAARIAKLIRDKQAAGQHTVLGLATGVTPIGVYAELIRLYKEEGLSFRDVITFNLDEYFPMKPDAVQSYVTFMHEHLFNHIDIDKSSVHIPDGTLAQEDVASFCLDYERQISELGGLDLQLLGIGRTGHIGFNEPGSAPNSGTRLVTLDDLTRRDASRDFGGKQNVPTKAITMGVGTIFKAREIILMAWSAKKAPIVAKAVEGEISGDVPATFLQLSEHVEFVLDEGAASGLTRFDTPWLVKDCVWNNTLIKKAVIWLSGTVGKPILKLTEEDYNNHGMAQLAVEQGPVYDINIDIFNQIQHTITGWPGGKPGADDSQRPERAEPARKRSIVFSPHPDDDVISMGGTFIRLVDQGHDVHVAYQTSGNTAVWDDDVLRYVEFAIDFKNSVGEDTAELKKLYDEMRHFIENKLPNQIDTQEIRNVKGFIRKTEAISGARFSGVPDSNIHFQALPFYETGKTKKNAVGEEDIKLTMELLQKIKPHQVFAAGDFADPNGTHIVCFNVILEALIRLKETEDWVKDCWMWLYRGAWHEFATHEIEMAVPLSPAEVLRKRSAIFKHQSQKDRPVFPGDDEREFWVRAEDRNRETAVCYDKLGMAEYAAMEAFVRYKF from the coding sequence ATGGCAAGATTAAATTTACTGGAAGAGACCCGTTACGAAAAGCTGCCGGTGAGCGTTTATGCAGACCAGAAAACTGCATCAGTGGCGGTGGCCGCAAGGATAGCTAAACTCATCCGCGATAAGCAGGCCGCTGGTCAGCACACCGTTTTGGGCCTGGCAACAGGCGTTACACCCATTGGCGTTTATGCCGAACTGATCCGCCTGTACAAAGAAGAAGGTTTGTCCTTCCGTGATGTCATCACTTTCAACCTGGATGAGTATTTTCCTATGAAGCCCGATGCCGTGCAAAGCTACGTGACCTTCATGCACGAGCATCTCTTCAACCATATCGATATTGACAAAAGCTCGGTACATATTCCTGATGGCACTTTAGCACAGGAAGATGTTGCCTCTTTTTGTTTGGATTACGAAAGACAGATCTCCGAACTCGGCGGGCTAGACCTGCAATTATTAGGAATCGGCCGTACCGGCCACATCGGGTTTAACGAGCCGGGTTCTGCACCTAACTCAGGTACCCGCCTGGTTACGTTGGATGACCTTACCCGCCGCGATGCTTCCCGCGATTTTGGTGGCAAGCAGAATGTGCCAACCAAAGCCATCACCATGGGTGTGGGTACCATCTTTAAAGCACGCGAGATCATCCTGATGGCCTGGAGTGCTAAAAAGGCGCCTATTGTGGCCAAAGCTGTGGAGGGTGAGATCTCCGGTGACGTGCCCGCTACTTTTCTGCAGTTATCCGAGCATGTGGAGTTTGTACTGGATGAAGGCGCAGCCTCCGGGTTAACCCGTTTTGACACCCCATGGCTGGTGAAAGATTGTGTTTGGAATAACACCCTGATCAAAAAAGCGGTGATCTGGCTCTCGGGTACGGTGGGTAAACCGATCCTGAAGCTGACCGAAGAAGATTACAATAACCATGGCATGGCACAGCTTGCCGTAGAGCAGGGGCCGGTATACGATATCAATATCGACATTTTTAACCAAATCCAGCATACCATTACCGGCTGGCCGGGTGGCAAACCAGGCGCGGATGATTCGCAGCGCCCGGAACGTGCCGAGCCTGCCCGCAAGCGTTCTATCGTATTCTCCCCCCATCCGGACGATGACGTGATCTCCATGGGTGGTACTTTCATTCGTTTGGTTGACCAGGGGCATGATGTGCATGTGGCTTATCAAACCTCCGGCAATACCGCTGTTTGGGATGATGATGTACTGCGTTATGTTGAATTTGCTATCGATTTTAAAAACAGCGTTGGCGAGGATACCGCCGAACTGAAGAAGCTTTATGATGAAATGCGCCACTTTATCGAGAACAAGCTCCCTAACCAGATCGATACCCAGGAGATCCGTAACGTGAAAGGCTTTATCCGTAAAACGGAAGCCATCTCGGGTGCAAGGTTCTCCGGCGTGCCGGACAGCAACATCCATTTCCAGGCTTTGCCTTTTTACGAAACGGGTAAAACCAAAAAGAATGCCGTGGGTGAGGAAGATATCAAACTTACCATGGAGCTGTTACAAAAAATTAAACCCCACCAGGTTTTTGCTGCAGGTGACTTTGCCGACCCGAACGGTACGCACATCGTTTGCTTCAACGTTATCCTGGAAGCCTTAATCCGGCTGAAGGAAACCGAGGACTGGGTAAAAGATTGCTGGATGTGGCTGTACCGCGGTGCGTGGCATGAGTTTGCCACCCACGAGATTGAGATGGCGGTACCGCTTTCCCCTGCCGAGGTACTGCGCAAGCGCAGCGCCATCTTCAAGCACCAAAGCCAAAAGGACCGTCCGGTTTTCCCGGGTGATGACGAGCGCGAGTTCTGGGTACGTGCCGAAGACCGTAACCGCGAAACGGCCGTTTGTTATGATAAACTGGGCATGGCTGAATATGCTGCGATGGAAGCTTTTGTGAGGTATAAGTTTTAG
- a CDS encoding nucleotidyltransferase, protein MQLSAKDINTISNYFKSQPVLKAYLFGSYSRNEANKSSDVDILVDLDYTAHIGLGFVTMQSDLENKLQRPVDLISSGGVSPHLNPFIDKDKVLIYER, encoded by the coding sequence ATGCAGTTATCAGCCAAAGATATCAACACAATTAGTAATTACTTTAAAAGCCAACCAGTTTTAAAGGCTTATCTTTTTGGGTCCTATTCCCGTAATGAAGCCAACAAGAGCAGCGATGTGGATATTTTGGTAGATCTGGATTACACTGCACATATAGGCCTTGGCTTTGTAACAATGCAGTCTGATTTGGAGAATAAGCTTCAAAGGCCAGTTGATTTGATTTCGTCGGGGGGCGTTTCTCCGCATCTTAACCCCTTTATTGACAAAGACAAAGTTTTGATCTATGAAAGGTAG
- a CDS encoding NADH oxidase, translating to MKEISVQELKEKLDSGEDFQLIDVREDFEYETSNLGGKHIPLGGILIEADQVEKDKPVVLMCRSGKRSSVALYQLEQQGYTNLYNLKGGILAWQAEIDPTLSVY from the coding sequence ATGAAAGAAATAAGCGTACAGGAACTAAAAGAAAAGTTAGATAGCGGCGAAGATTTCCAGCTGATAGATGTTAGGGAAGATTTTGAATATGAAACTTCCAACCTTGGCGGCAAGCATATTCCACTAGGTGGCATCCTGATAGAAGCGGACCAGGTGGAAAAAGACAAACCGGTTGTTTTAATGTGCCGCAGCGGCAAACGCAGTTCGGTGGCGCTTTACCAGCTAGAGCAGCAGGGCTATACCAATCTGTATAATTTGAAAGGCGGCATTTTAGCCTGGCAGGCCGAAATAGACCCGACTTTAAGCGTTTACTAA
- a CDS encoding band 7 protein: protein MFLAIVGIIIFFVGITLKRSNEPAGRFGGLVSIVGGVIIAIGLVTSMFKVIEPGKVGVQVLFGKVQPDVLESGLHVINPFVDVTLFSIQTQNYTMSAVHSEGDVQGDDAIRVLSSDGLEVMVDLSVLYKVNPAKAPFILQNIGLDYVDKIVRTVSRTAIRDNAVNYAAVDLYSVKRQEFQDRINRTIQLSFAKRGLELQQILVRNISLPASVRASIESKINAEQEAQKMTFVLQKERQEADRKRVEAQGIADYQKILSTGLSDKQLQYETIKAQKEIALSPNAKVIIIGNGKGNPIMLSDK from the coding sequence ATGTTCTTAGCAATTGTTGGCATAATTATATTTTTTGTTGGCATAACACTTAAACGCTCCAATGAACCTGCCGGCCGTTTTGGCGGCCTGGTGAGTATTGTTGGCGGGGTTATTATCGCCATTGGGCTGGTAACGTCTATGTTTAAAGTGATAGAACCGGGCAAGGTTGGCGTACAGGTGCTGTTTGGTAAAGTGCAGCCGGATGTGCTGGAAAGCGGGCTGCATGTGATAAACCCGTTTGTTGATGTTACGCTGTTCAGCATCCAAACACAAAATTATACCATGAGCGCGGTGCATAGCGAAGGTGATGTGCAGGGCGACGATGCAATCAGAGTGCTATCTTCCGATGGGTTGGAGGTTATGGTTGATCTTTCTGTACTCTACAAGGTCAACCCGGCAAAAGCGCCTTTTATCTTGCAAAATATAGGGTTGGATTATGTAGACAAAATCGTTCGTACCGTATCCCGCACAGCTATCCGCGATAACGCTGTAAACTATGCAGCTGTGGACCTGTATTCTGTTAAAAGGCAGGAGTTTCAGGACCGGATTAACCGTACAATACAGTTGAGTTTTGCAAAAAGGGGCTTAGAACTACAACAGATCCTTGTCCGTAATATTTCCCTGCCGGCTTCCGTCAGGGCCAGCATCGAATCAAAGATCAACGCCGAGCAGGAGGCTCAGAAAATGACCTTCGTTCTGCAGAAAGAACGCCAGGAAGCAGATCGTAAACGGGTAGAAGCACAAGGTATTGCCGATTACCAAAAGATCCTCAGCACCGGCCTATCCGACAAGCAGTTGCAATACGAAACCATTAAGGCCCAAAAAGAAATTGCCTTGTCGCCAAATGCCAAAGTGATAATTATCGGCAATGGAAAAGGTAACCCGATAATGCTGAGCGATAAGTAA
- a CDS encoding glycosyl transferase, with amino-acid sequence MKINTLSIIIPAFNEAATIHLILDKINSVVLMNGIQKEIIIIDDCSTDGTEQAVKAYQESNNKLQIHFYKHDINRGKGAALHTGIAKATGEYLIIQDADLEYDPEEYNHLLNPVCKGVADVVYGSRFMGSNPHRILFFWHTIGNRWLTFFCNMLANLNLTDMETCYKLFNTSLIQSLYLQEQRFGFEPEVTIKVARIPRIRIYEVGISYYGRTYLDGKKISWKDGVRAIFCIIRYGLFTSGPQTKTEANQVPAVVKFDQI; translated from the coding sequence ATGAAAATAAACACCTTATCCATCATTATTCCTGCTTTTAACGAAGCGGCCACCATCCACCTTATTCTAGATAAAATCAACAGCGTTGTTTTGATGAATGGGATACAAAAGGAAATTATCATTATTGATGACTGCAGTACCGATGGCACCGAACAGGCTGTTAAGGCTTACCAGGAGAGCAACAACAAACTCCAAATCCATTTCTACAAGCATGACATAAACAGGGGCAAAGGCGCAGCATTACATACCGGAATTGCAAAAGCTACCGGCGAATACTTAATCATACAGGATGCTGATTTAGAATACGACCCGGAAGAGTATAATCACCTGCTTAATCCGGTTTGCAAAGGCGTTGCCGATGTGGTGTACGGCTCCAGGTTCATGGGTAGCAACCCGCACCGTATCCTTTTCTTTTGGCATACCATTGGTAACCGCTGGCTTACTTTTTTTTGCAATATGTTAGCTAACCTTAACCTCACGGATATGGAAACCTGTTATAAATTATTTAACACCAGCCTCATTCAATCTCTTTATTTGCAAGAACAACGTTTTGGTTTTGAACCCGAAGTTACTATAAAGGTGGCCCGCATCCCCCGTATACGCATTTACGAGGTGGGCATAAGCTATTACGGGCGCACTTATCTCGATGGCAAAAAAATCAGCTGGAAAGACGGCGTGCGTGCCATATTTTGTATCATCAGATATGGCCTGTTCACTTCCGGCCCTCAAACCAAAACGGAAGCAAATCAGGTGCCGGCAGTTGTAAAATTTGACCAAATTTAA